In Mytilus trossulus isolate FHL-02 chromosome 6, PNRI_Mtr1.1.1.hap1, whole genome shotgun sequence, a single window of DNA contains:
- the LOC134721070 gene encoding uncharacterized protein LOC134721070, with product MLSNRKLALQATHFSFGNDEACHRTTYTQDYTTQLSSYQQKSVSPPCPAEIIPPHRDIKWRSSNQQEYSVFPSINKDIYHRTLQDYNDIQVFSTRGDVWRNPEKLPPISRTTIDYGEPHIPCTNVTFDLLKKIQVHQRNARVYNNSIYLESEAMQAFQWPSPQRMRPVALFQFCNERHRARVS from the exons ATGCTGAGCAACAGAAAGCTTGCTCTTCAAGCTACTCATTTTTCTTTCGGCAACGATGAAGCTTGTCACAGGACTACCTACACACAGGACTATACGACACAACTTTCATCATATCAGCAAAAATCTGTTTCTCCACCTTGTCCGGCAGAG ATAATTCCACCTCATAGAGACATAAAATGGCGTTCATCTAACCAACAAGAATACAGTGTGTTTCCATCTATAAACAAGGACATTTACCATCGTACCTTGCAAGATTACAACGACATTCAGGTTTTCAGCACTAGAGGTGACGTTTGGCGGAATCCTGAAAAACTCCCGCCTATAAGTCGGACAACGATAGATTATGGAGAGCCTCATATACCATGTACAAATGTTACGTTTGATCTGCTAAAGAAAATACAAGTTCATCAAAGAAATGCTAG AGTATATAACAATTCCATATATCTAGAATCAGAAGCAATGCAGGCTTTCCAATGGCCTTCCCCACAAAGAATGAGACCAGTGGCATTGTTTCAGTTTTGTAACGAAAGACACAGAGCAAGAGTATCATGA